One Mercenaria mercenaria strain notata chromosome 12, MADL_Memer_1, whole genome shotgun sequence DNA segment encodes these proteins:
- the LOC128547289 gene encoding uncharacterized protein LOC128547289, with the protein MADDKVLSLLLNAELDSVGFNKGAVKRRVEMYNKRSEAKAAATRKLLECDYIEKNIVGSRRDGIAMETSDTDVMQIHHGVTCSSNALDFDKEDEKCCLLLDCDAAPPGYAFLTLNKHCDSNGKYFKDIENAVVHRRDRKYLSSEKYMSLMEKQQTASRRGWFGGNVVIGTRKGPAIPKTLDALGIETDLVGAFSSSYEEGLKRWKDKERPYNWPSKTDVRSAAQLPVYVVAVGKHGTTDEDLQWRISFNAAEMLLVQSLNDSQTKVFVMMRLLAKHVITPVCPDITSYVVKNVVLHLAEQFPLKEFRRDTLIDRFFDCLKYLRNCIEKQRLPSYMNPERNLLHRKLLDARIVSDTTRTIDNVMERGKETLLYYLTNKMRPEKIRSTYPRLAEVKASLVKGNTEDRFAQKKVNAMTLDQLTDLHVHDNSCTSELMLFLHELYYVYRPYVSKYGFKALRSDLSKIRSKFESGSATLHLEIEMCTDEVYGEDEQDDELTGKDGKASDSQENGDHEEDPRDFQGASKGEDLEEPRVNSLSGQVCKYITVLSYTLLWSSILIMKFMMLNLFEVIHMLCLVSIWYSSRQYVLYENTYYIDTVGLVLIALTGFSFMQKRLAQMINIFYIALLISIWRMNMSYSDPYTLYFQELIVMLDPRQTGVHNFHKTNLDFNEDLYDFNTGRTMFV; encoded by the coding sequence ATGGCAGACGATAAAGTGTTATCACTGCTGCTGAATGCGGAGCTGGACTCGGTTGGTTTCAAcaaaggcgcagtaaaacgtcgTGTAGAAATGTATAACAAACGATCTGAGGCGAAAGCTGCGGCAACGCGGAAGTTATTGGAATGCgattacattgaaaaaaatattgttggtagCAGACGAGATGGAATCGCCATGGAAACCAGTGACACTGATGTCATGCAGATTCATCATGGTGTTACTTGTTCATCAAATGCCTTAGATTTTGACAAGGAAGACGAAAAATGTTGTCTTCTTTTAGATTGTGATGCTGCGCCACCTGGATATGCGTTTCTTACATTGAACAAACATTGTGACAGCAATGGAAAGTATTTTAAGGACATAGAAAATGCGGTTGTTCATCGTAGAGACAGAAAGTACCTGTCTAGTGAAAAGTACATGTCACTCATGGAGAAACAGCAGACGGCATCTCGACGAGGATGGTTTGGAGGGAATGTAGTAATTGGAACAAGAAAAGGACCAGCTATTCCAAAAACATTGGATGCTTTAGGAATCGAAACCGATCTTGTTGGCGCATTTTCGTCGTCGTATGAAGAAGGTCTTAAAAGATGGAAAGACAAAGAGAGACCCTATAATTGGCCAAGCAAAACAGACGTGAGATCAGCTGCTCAGTTGCCTGTTTATGTTGTGGCAGTAGGAAAGCATGGAACCACCGATGAAGACCTGCAGTGGAGAATAAGTTTTAACGCCGCTGAAATGCTTTTAGTTCAGTCACTGAATGACTCGCAAACCAAAGTATTTGTGATGATGCGGCTTCTTGCAAAACATGTCATAACGCCGGTTTGTCCAGACATAACATCGTATGTGGTCAAAAATGTTGTGCTTCACCTTGCAGAACAATTTCCACTCAAAGAGTTCAGAAGGGACACTCTTATTGATAGGTTTTTTGATTGTCTGAAATATCTGCGAAACTGCATAGAAAAACAGCGTCTTCCAAGTTACATGAATCCAGAAAGAAATCTACTGCACAGAAAGTTACTGGACGCCAGAATAGTATCTGACACTACACGGACGATCGACAACGTCATGGAAAGAGGCAAAGAAACTTTGCTGTACTATCTTACGAATAAAATGAGACCAGAAAAGATAAGAAGCACATACCCAAGGCTTGCTGAAGTTAAAGCATCACTTGTCAAAGGAAACACTGAAGACAGATTTGCGCAGAAAAAAGTTAATGCTATGACTCTGGACCAACTCACAGACCTTCATGTGCATGACAACAGTTGCACCTCTGAATTGATGTTGTTCCTACACGAGCTTTACTATGTGTACAGACCTTATGTTTCAAAATACGGGTTCAAAGCCCTCAGATCTGATCTAAGCAAAATACGTTCAAAGTTTGAATCAGGTAGTGCAACTCTTCACCTTGAGATAGAAATGTGTACCGATGAAGTTTATGGTGAAGATGAACAAGATGATGAACTGACCGGTAAAGACGGAAAAGCTTCTGACTCTCAGGAAAATGGTGATCATGAAGAAGATCCTAGAGATTTTCAAGGTGCAAGTAAAGGAGAAGATCTAGAAGAACCAAGAGTCAATAGTCTTTCTGGTCAAGTGTGTAAATATATTACAGTTTTGTCGTACACACTATTGTGGTCAAgtattttgataatgaaattcatGATGTTGAACTTATTTGAAGTGATACACATGTTATGTTTGGTTTCGATTTGGTACTCGTCGCGGCAGTATGTACTGTATGAAAATACATATTATATCGACACTGTTGGACTGGTGTTAATTGCACTGACTGGCTTTTCATTCATGCAGAAAAGGCTCGCACAAAtgattaatatattttacatagcACTGCTGATTTCCATCTGGAGAATGAACATGTCATATTCTGACCCATACACATTATACTTCCAAGAGCTGATCGTTATGTTGGATCCACGGCAAACAGGGGTGCATAACTTCCATAAGACAAATCTTGACTTTAACGAAGATCTATACGATTTCAACACAGGAAGGACTATGTTTGTGTAA